GATTCAAAGGAAATAAAGGTatgattatttgtttatatgtagatgacatgttaatttttgcTATTGATAGTGAGAGCATTAAACTCACTAAATCATTATTGTCATctaattttgatatgaaagacatGAGGCTTGCTAATGTGATTTTGGggatttaaattatcaaaaatgaGAATGGCCTAGTATTGACCCAATCACATtatattgagaaaattttaaagaaattcaatCATTATGATTGTAAGCCTATGTCAACACCTTTTGATTCAAACATAAGATTGTACCCTAACACTGGCAGATCAGTATCTCAATTAGAATATGCACGTGTTATAGGGTGTCTTATATATGCGATGACTTGTACTAGGCCTGACACTGCTTTCGCTGTTGGAAAGCTAAGTAGATATACTAATAATCCAAGCCAAGCACATAGGCAAGCAGTGTAcataattctaaaatatttaaaacataaaatggatTATGGTATATACTACACTTGATATCCTTCAGTTTTGGAAGGATTTTCAAATGCTAGCTAGATTACTTATTGATATGATCATACTTCCACAAGTGGTTGGATTTTTAATCTTAGTGGAGGAGCTATTTCATGGGGCTTAAAGAAGCAAACTTGTATAGCAGATTCCACTATGACTGCAGAATTTGTAGCTTTGGCTTCATGTTGCAAGGAAGTTGAATGGTTAAGGAATTTGCttatagaaatttttatttggccTAAACCAATGCCTCCCGCGTCCATTCATTGTGATAGTGAGGCAACTTTGTCTAGGGGCAAACAGTCAAATCTATAATGGAAAGTCTAGGCACATTGGTCTAAGACATAGTTATGTGAGACAATTACTTATAGATGGAGTAATCACAATTGACTTCGTGAAATCATGCCAAAATTTGGCGGACCCCTTAATTAAATGCCTTGCAAGGGATATTGTATTAAAAACTTCTAAGGGGATGGGACTAAAGCCAACATCATCTGATCACCATTGATAAATACTCAACCCAACACTTGAAATGTCAAGATCTTGGGTTCAATGAGCAAAAGTACATCATATGTTGTGATAGCAAGcactatattattttaagaagCATCCCAAAGGTCTGTGCTTGATACCTGTAACATATAGGAAATATTAAGCTACTTAGTTTTTAACagacttataaatattttagttacaAGGACATTATAGATAAGTCTACATATGTGAGTGTAGGAGGTGGTGTCGCTTCCTATGTAACTTGGTTGGTTACTAAAGCGCTCATAAAAATAGGATATAGACACAGGGCCAATCCACGTTTTGGCTAAAGAATacttgagaatttgaaaacttatGTGTGAGACATATCCGGTTAGTCGAATAAGGTCATTGGTTCAAAGCTTGCCTACCATGCCACTTGATTAACTTTGATGTGTTGTCACTAAGTGAAGGTTCAAGTCCAAAAGACACCTTCATCTATGCATAAGTTTTCCAAGCCTATGCgagataatttttcaaaattcatttattttaaaaatagtggGGGATTGttggaaaaattttcaaaataaatggtgtcttattgtaaaaacatgtctaaataaataatgtcttATTGTAAAGATATGTCTAAATGAATGATGTCTTATAGAAAAGGCATCTTTTCACTTAAGGATATAACCTTTCATGACTTTTCACTTAGAGATGCATCATTTCATGGTGAGATTTCGTTTGAAATGGTGATGGTTCAATTTGgaccattaattaaaattaaatattgatcCAATGGCCACGAATAAATGGGTATCATGAAAGATGAAAACCCAAATGAAAGGGCACAAGTATGTCTATAAATAAAGGTCATGTTTAAGCCATTTAgacatgaaaataatgatccCACACCACTCTTTTCTTATCCCTCTTTTCTAGAACGAAATTCAACATAaaactcttatttttgttcattaaAAATCCAATATATTACTTTCTGTAGgaataatatattgttttcttgGCAGGCTTGCAACATTCAAGAGTATTTTAGTTTGCTTTCATCGATACACAACTAtaagcaaacaaacaagtgcTTTATTGTATCCTGGAGGCGTATTTGCTTAACCTATGTGCATCACTCAATTGGTGGGGGCAAATAACGTCTTAAGGAAAGTGACATTTGTAACGTGCCTTGAAGTACACATTATTTTCTACAGTTTACctataactattatttttttcctacaTATAGCTTTGTAAACACATTACTTTACATACTAAAGTTCCAccattattattgtatttctCTACATTTGTCATTCCCCACGATTACACAATACAACCAACAGTTTCATGTCCTCTGCAATTTCTTGATCAAAACAATTTATATCAGCTTGGTTTCTTAATTCTGGCCACATTTACCATGCCACTGATGCGCATCTTATTGCAGATACCCAGTTGCATTtagaaatatgaaatattattatgaccTGTAATGGGATAGGATAagcagtaaaaaggaaaaaaaaatggagcaCAGCATGGCAATATTCCAAATTTATGACagcagaaaaaataaagtctTTGATAAATGAGCATTGCTGAAGtgacaaaaaattagataaaacaTTGATAAGATAACTGTAAGCACTAAATGGGGCCATTTTAGTTGCTTATTGTTTGACAATATAAAATGGATAAAGTTAGCATTTGTCtctttagtatttttcttaatacATAAAAGATAATACAACCAACTGGTAAttgtataaaatatatagatgaatttaatataagtaAGATTTCTATGGtagttttttcaaattaaatgcGTACGTGgcaaattctagaatttctcatggtttgattttgtaaaGAGAAATGATAAAGGAACAAAGGGAAGACAAAAGGACGACAGAAACGGTAGCCTGCCGTTTCACATGTTCCTTCATCCAATTTTGTTCCTTTAGTGGGACcgataataaatattaaaataaagaataaaaagttcTCCACTCACTTCGGCCCCTCCACTTGTTCTTCACGTGTTGCTTTCTCCACTCATCCCCTCTAAAATGCACCGAATTTTTGcataatatttgatttaaatattagttttgtattttgcataatgtttaatttaaatgccGATATTGATCAATTTATACCTATTAAGAAGTAATTAGTgatgatttgttttgtttatacaTATTAAGAGGATAGTTACTAAACTTTTCACTCTAGCAATTCTATATTAAAAGGATCCGGAGATGCAtgctttgaaatttaaatttattactacTTTCAAGGAACACAGTTCttactaatatttttcattttgcataTAATTAGGATTAGTAATGCAAGAAGTAATTTGGGcatattatatcttatatgaatttttccaATGTAGAAACCAAATGCCTACTCAAAGCTATTATGTTGTTTTCAAAGGACGAAAGCCGAGCATATATAATTCTTGGCCTGAATGCCAGAAGcaagtaaataaattcaaagggaatgcttatatatatgtatgtatgtatgtatgtatgcattTTACAGaattatcatatatatattaattacgtGATTTGTGATAATTTTTGTGTGATAAGTTGATTTGGGAAATATTGTATTAATGCTTAAATGCATTGAACTTTTAGCTCTAAAATGCACCGAATTTTTGCATAATATTTGATTTCGATATTAGTTTTGTATTTTGcataatgtttaatttaaatgtcgATATTGATCAATTTATACCTATTAAGAAGTAATTAGTgatgatttgttttgtttatacaTATTAAGAGGATAGTTACTGAACTTTTCACTCTAGCAATTCTATATTAATAGGATCATGAGATGCATGcttagaaatttaaatttatttactacttTTAAGGAACACAGTTCTTACTAATATTTTGCATTTTGCATATAATTAGGATTAGGAATGCAAGAAGTAATTTGGGCATATTATATTTGATATGAATTTTTCCAATGTAGAAACCAAATGCCTACTCAAAGTTGTTATGTTGTTTTCAAAGAACGAAAGCCGAGCATATATAATTCTTGGACTGAATGCCAGAAGcaagtaaataaattcaaaggGAATGCTTATCAATCTTATAAATCTTTATTGGATGACGAAACAGCATATAATGAGCACAAATAAATGCATGAAAAATTGTCAGAGACATCCAATACTTTAGAAAgtacaaaatttattgtggAAACATGTGAAAAGGGAAAAGATGCATTagcatatttattttctgacTTGCCGTTACGGCCACATGCAAATATTGTATATTTGACAATCCCATTAGTTCATTTCTTAGTACTTTGAACCTTCACAAGAAACCCTTCTTATTTACCATAGGCTTCGTAAAATACAAACATTTCTTCATTACTATCAAATAACATTCCAACTATTGGCTCATATTTTTTCGGTTGCACAATTCCAACTGCATTGTCGGCTCCTGTTTCTTCTAACTCTTCAAATGCATGCCCATTTTCCAAATTCTCcatttcaacaaaataattaacatttgcATTAAGAAtaagtaattataaatttttattacatttttgtccaataacaaaaatcctaacaatttaaatatacgAAACACATCgactaatttttataaatttattccattatttccagctatctaaattaaaaaaaaattctagcaatttaaatatataaaacacatcaaaatattgttctaaatttaatcgattattttctaacaatttaaattaaaaaatcctaacaatttaaatatataaaacgcatccacaattttttataatttattccattatttccagctatctaaattaaaaaaattctagcaatttaaatatataaaacacatcaaaatattgttctaaatttaatcgattattttctaacaatttaaattaaaaaatcctaacaatttaaatatataaaacgcatccacaattttttataatttattccattatttccagcaattaaaataaaaaaattctaacaacttaaatatataaaacacatccagaaattgttataaatttaatccattacTTTTTATCAAttcaaactaaaaaatatatataacaattcATAACAATTTAAACATATAAAACGCACGCATCCAagaatttttacaaatttaatccTTCACTTTCTAACaatttaaagtgaaaaaaattctaacaacttaaatatataGAACACAAccaaaagttaattttattttaatgtaatgGGAAAGTGAAAGTTACCAATTATCCGACTACAATTTCATCAATGTTGTTGGTGTAGTCTTTGGTACCATGAATGCAGATCTTCGGATAATGGCCGCTGATTTTACTTCAATTTTCTTCTGTTAATGCAAATGCAGCTATGAGTTCGTCAGTTTGGCTTCGTCGAGTTTGAGGGATAATAACGATTTTAACTTTtgtcattacttttttattttatcatttcctTTTCACTacttttgattctttttcattattttaatatttttttttcatattttaacttttaaatgaaaaagcaaCAGACAAAGGGACCCCGTTTCTGTCGTCCCTTTGTCTTCCCTTTGTTCATTTAGCACGACTCTATAAGAAgacacaaaattaatataaccAATGATAAAGTGCTTTATTGGCTATAaactatatatacatatacatatacatatatgatgTGGGGCTAAATGGCAATAGGGACAGCACGAAGGGGTTGAGCCTTCTGTAAGGTTATACCAAATTTCTCTTCCATGTCCATCTTCTCATCTTCAAGCTTCCAATCAAAAGAGTTAATAAGTGAACCTAACATTATATGTAACATTCTGATTGCCAATGGCAAACCAGGACAAATTCGTCGCCCAGCTCCAAAGGGGATTAGCTCAAAATTGCGGCCTTTGACATCAAGATCTGATCCCAAGAACCTTTCGGGCATGAAAATGAGAGGGTTGTCCCATGTGCTTTCATCTCTGCCAATAGCCCATGCATTGACTAAAACTTTTGAACCTCTTTGCACTGTGAAGCCAGCGATCTCTACGTCTGTTGAGGCTTTACGGGGGAGAAATAAGGGAGCTACTGGGTGCAACCTGAAGGTTTCTTTGAGTACTGCTTGTAGATAAGGTAATCGAGTGATGTCTGATTCTTCAAGTGGCTTGCCCCTGCCAATTGTGTGTTCCAGCTCCAATCTTGCTTTTGATAAAGCCTCTGGGCTATGGAGTAGCTCTGCCATCGCCCATTCCAATGTGCTCGAAGTTGTGTCAGCCCCCGCAACAAACAAATCCtgtcatataaaattttattagataacttgaaatttgtgcaagaaaggaaacaaaataaacaataccAAAAGCAAATGTTTGATGTCATTTCCATCAATCTCCACACTCTTGTCTTGGCTAATATTGAGAAGAGTATCCAGCACATCTGAAGATTCGGTACTAGTATTGTAACCATGTTCTTGTCTTTGATCCAGTCTTTGATCAATCAAGCGATCAAACACCTCAAATATCTTGCTGCAATGAATTGTCATGCGACGCCTTATCCCCTGCAGGTCAAGCTTTTTAAGCAGAGGAAAATTGTCGGACAGATTAGGCTTTCCTAGTTCTGTCATGATACCCCAAACTATATCCTTAAACTCTCGCGCAGTGGGATCAACCAAATCGACGGAAAAAATTGTGTTGGATAACACATTAAGTGAAGTATTGAAAACAGCTTGGCCAATCACTATTGCTCGCCCCACACGGCAATTTTCTTCAACATAAGCAAGTAGATGCTTGATTTTCTTGCGCCGGATGTCTTGATTGGCATCAAGTTTGTGACTAGAGAAAATATGTAAGTTGCATATTTTTCGTAGATTTTTCCACGGTGTTGAGACAGGAAGCCAGACCATCCCAATTTCTTGGTGATTGTAGGAACAGGCTGCGTCCGGGACCATCCGGTTACAGAATGATGAATCATGATTTTGAAGGATAGCTTTTGCCATGCTTGCTGAAGAAACCACTACGGTGGTTACCTGGCCAAATTTTAGAGTCATTATGGGGCCATGAATCTTGGCAAGCTTGGCTAGTGACTTGTGCGGTTTGTCACCAAGTTCGAGGAGGTTTCCAATCACTGGATAAGGCGTAGGCCCCGGCGGCTGCTGTTCGGATCCTGCTTTGCGTCTCTTGTAAAAGGAACTCAAAGCCATCACAAAAAGCCAAGTGAATAGAAGCCATAATATGCAGCTTAACATATGATCCATCTTTAAAACTCTCATTAACAATCGATCACTCTCTTTATAGAGAGGACTTTAGTATTGGTTTACTCGTTTCTTTGTCATTTAACTAGCATTTCAAATAAAACGGCCAGAATTTGCCACTACGCATTTACTTGATATCTCCATCTCATAGTTTTCGTAAACCCACCCGTTTTTCAGAAAATAGTTACAAAAAGTGCacattgtttttaaaattttcaaataaagaagaattttgaagaattaattaattaaatctatctCGTTTACTTTTTtagacttatttttttattatatttgattataaagATCGTTTTGGCATCAGTTTGAATTGAgtattttacccttataaaGTAAAACTAATAAGAATTTACTTTtacttcaatatttttctaattttatacaAAACTCATTGTTTCTAATACTACCTTATTAGCATgattattaatctttaattaaactaacataATGTATGTATATCACAATACTCATGTAATAAGTTATTAGACTgttaaatttatgtaatttacaaGTAAGGATAGTGAAAATTtagatttcatttaaaaatattaaattataagtcacaaaattaaatacctaAACTATTAGATACAATAACTCATGTTTATTGGGATAATTTGGTTGTTTTGTAtcgtaataataaaatgataaaataaaacttatcttAAAGTTTATGATCAAAATGGTCAAAGAaacctaagaaaaaaattaatagaaggatttaattgattaataatacaaaaccatttattaatttgtagttattaaaaaaaattgagctcattgtaattattttttaaaagtgggGTGGATTACAAAAATAGCGGATTGGAAATATCTCCACCCATTtgtaaaacttgaaataacAAAGGATCATTTTAATCCTTTATTAAATCCTTTATGAAAACTCATTTGCTATTTTAATTCAACTGTTGAGATAATGCAACTTGGTTAGTGCCATTGTGttgagaaattaattttctctaaACTCGGAAAATGAGAGTTGACAATTCGCATGCGTTTTGCAGGAAGAAGTTTAGTTAGTTTCACTTAATTTGAAAGTTTGCAGGGCTTTAAATGTCCACtccaaagaagaaatttagcTAATTTCATTTCAAGGTTTTAACTGGCATAAAATGTTCAATAAAATAGTGCttttgccattattttttttttaatttaggaaTAATGATACTTAGCCGAAGCCCTGATCGACTGGCGACATAAACGCTGTTATTGTGCGTGCACAGTGCACCATTTTCGTATGCTACAATGAAACTGTCTGTTGCATGATCATTCTATTTCTGTTACCCTCCGGTACTCTTTAGATCaaatatcattattctttttcgtTTAATAAGCTCAGCCACAAATTCATTGTGTGGCTAGTCGTGTAAGCTAGTTTCAAacgtttcaaattttttattttgaatgatGCTTTTAACTTTCTTGCAAACGAAAGTATGCATGAGTTTCAAATGCTGGCAACGATTTCTTGGCTGTTCTGCGTGCACGTACGACGATGCTACACCATAGGTAAAATTTGTGGACAATGATGGTTGCAACTGTTGAAAGTTAACAAAGGGCTAATTTGGTGATTGCAAGGTCAGACTTGATTTGGTCCCTTTTTATGGGTCAATAAGAAGGCACCGACTTCTCTGAATTGATAGCAATGGAAGGAAACTTGGCAGAAGAGGAACGGAAATGTAATGATCAAATGTATTTTGTCAAAATGAAACTAGatgatgaagaatttaataCACCTGCTCTTGAAAACGCAAAggcatcaaaatttcaaaaatcttcCTCCAAGACAAAATATTGGGGTTAATAATTACTTAGGAATTAGAAGTGCACCTACGTCATTGCAGCAGGTTGATGAATATAAGATTAACACATTTGAAGTTGAGCACCCTTCAATTTGTGGCCTAGCTGTAACACAAATCCTGTAAAATATGTTCTCGTAGTACACTATTAGAATGCAATGGTAGATTTACTCGTAATAAGAATAGgttagaatcaaaataagttgGATCTGAATAGATTAAAATCACGATGAAAAGTgataattagaataaattatttacttgaatTACAAAAATTGTAATCAGTATCAAtagtatttttcttctttaaaggtaaaaatgtcaattcaaaaaataaaattttattctataaagagatgaaaatgagatttttcatttcacattCCTAATTTTATGGAGCCCACAAATTTGACTCCGATTATGGATTGTATTTTCGGAAAAGAAACAccatcaatcaatcaatccaATACCTAattccaatttcttattcccATAAGATAACGCACCATAAAGTAGGAAACAATCAGAGACGTTTCACACGGAgttggaaaattttcattccaCAGTTGAAAATTCAACTAcacaaattcaattata
This window of the Citrus sinensis cultivar Valencia sweet orange chromosome 8, DVS_A1.0, whole genome shotgun sequence genome carries:
- the LOC127899026 gene encoding geraniol 8-hydroxylase-like, with the protein product MRVLKMDHMLSCILWLLFTWLFVMALSSFYKRRKAGSEQQPPGPTPYPVIGNLLELGDKPHKSLAKLAKIHGPIMTLKFGQVTTVVVSSASMAKAILQNHDSSFCNRMVPDAACSYNHQEIGMVWLPVSTPWKNLRKICNLHIFSSHKLDANQDIRRKKIKHLLAYVEENCRVGRAIVIGQAVFNTSLNVLSNTIFSVDLVDPTAREFKDIVWGIMTELGKPNLSDNFPLLKKLDLQGIRRRMTIHCSKIFEVFDRLIDQRLDQRQEHGYNTSTESSDVLDTLLNISQDKSVEIDGNDIKHLLLDLFVAGADTTSSTLEWAMAELLHSPEALSKARLELEHTIGRGKPLEESDITRLPYLQAVLKETFRLHPVAPLFLPRKASTDVEIAGFTVQRGSKVLVNAWAIGRDESTWDNPLIFMPERFLGSDLDVKGRNFELIPFGAGRRICPGLPLAIRMLHIMLGSLINSFDWKLEDEKMDMEEKFGITLQKAQPLRAVPIAI